The Pseudanabaena yagii GIHE-NHR1 genome segment CCCTGCAAGGAAACATAGCGCTTGGTCAGAAACACTAAGGCGATCGCGTCCTGCGGAGAGTCGCACAACTGCCTTAGGCATCAGAATTCTTGCCGTTGCCACCATCCGTACTAACACTAAAGGATCGATGGGTGCGAGATCACCAAAGGGAGTTCCCTTGACAGGTGAAAGGGCGTTAATAGGAACTGATTCAGGCTGTGGGGTGAGATTTGCCAAGGTATGCAAAAGCTCAATGCGATCGCTATCAGTTTCGCCCATGCCGACGATGCCCCCACAACAAACTTGAATCCCTGCGGCGGAAACATGCTGAATCGTTTCGAGGCGATCGCGATAGGTGCGGGTCGTGATAATTTCAGGATAGAAGCTTTCAGAGGTATCAAGATTGTGATTGTAAGCAGTTAAACCTGCTTGAGCTAAGCGTTGAGCTTGATCAGGACGTAACATGCCCATAGTTACACAGGCTTCCATTCCCATACCAGCTACAGCTTCTACCATCTGTAACACCCGATCAAACTCCTCCCCATCAGGAGCGTTACGCCATGCAGCTCCCATACAAAAACGAGTTGCACCATGCTGTTTCGCTTCCTGCGCTTGGTTAATTACTTCCTCTAGCGGTAACAAAGGGTAGCTCTCTACACCCGTTGGATAACGCGCACTCTGAGGGCAATACTTGCAATCTTCAGGACAACGCCCCGACTTAATGTTGGAAAGTGTACACATTTGCACAGTGTCAGTTTGATGATGCTGGCGATGTACAGATTGCGCCTCAAAGATCAGAGACAACAAGGACTGATGGTAAATCTTGGTAACGGATTCAAGTGAAATCAAGAGAGTATATATGCTTACAACATAAGAGATAGCGATCGCCATTGTACTGTGAAGGAATACCGCTTTAAAGAGCGATCGCAACACTTCTTTAAATTCTCCCCCTAGAACTAAACTGATTTTGGGGGTGCAGCGATGCTGCACCCCCAAAATCGGTTGCACGACTTTAAGCTATTATTAGATATACAGGGGTAGGTGGGTATAGATTGTAGACATAAAGATTAAAGATTACCAAAATTTAATCGACTGGAATTAGTAAGAGCATTTTTCGTGGGAACCCCTCACTCAATATTCTAAAACTGAAACTTAAATGATTCCTGCACAAGAGCCACCTAATGAACTGGAGAGAGTCGCTGCTCTGCATCAGTGCAATATTTTAGATACCGAGCCAGAACAAGGCTTCGATGATATTACGCAATTGGCTGCTTATATTTGCCAAACACCAATCGCGCTGGTCAGTTTGATTGATAGCGATCGCCAATGGTTTAAATCCAAGGTTGGTCTTACTAACACTGAAACACCGAGAGAATTAGCTTTTTGTGCCCATGCAATTCTCCAAGATGGAATCTTTATTGTTTCAGACACCTTAAAGGATGACCGCTTTTCAGATAATCCTTTAGTTACCCATTACCCAAATATTCGTTTTTATGCAGGTGTTCCCATTAAAACAGCCGAAGGCTACCCATTGGGAACTTTATGTGTAATTGATAATCAACCTCGAAAATTAAAACAGGATCAAATTGCTGCCCTCAAGGCTCTAAGTGACCAAGTTAGCTATCTCATCGAAACTCGACGTAGCTTAAAGGAAGTTAATAACACATCCATATCCTCATCATCGATCAAAGCAAAATATCCTAAAGGCAAGTTTATTAAAAGAATTGCTTTTGGCATTGCGATCGCAGCATCTATGGTCATCGGCATGGGCATCATTTCCTATGTTAGTTTTAGCAAGCTCCAAGAGACAAACCAAGCTTTTTTACAGCAACAAGAATCTTTAGAGATAATTAGTCGTCCTATTGATCATCTGCGTGATTTAAAAGTTGCTTTAATGCAATATTTAATTTCAGGCAACCAAGAAAGCTTAGACAAGTATCAGGACTTAACTATTCAATTAAAACAAGAATTACAAACACTTCAGATAGTATCCTCTAGCAAAAGAAAATCCCAGACATCTTTATATAGTTCTCAAAATATTGATCGTCAAAAAGAAATAACTAATTTATTAATCAAATACATCCAAAAAGAACTCGTCAGTTCAGAGGAAGCTGTACTTTTATATCAAACTAGTGGCTTTAAAGAGACACAAAAACAACTATTTGACAAAATTAACCAAAACAATTTAGATCTTGCGGATGTTCAGTTGGATCACTTAATCAATCTTGAGAAGATGAATCTGGCAAATTGGCTCCAAAAAAAGCAAACTTCTATCACTTATGCAACAAG includes the following:
- the bioB gene encoding biotin synthase BioB, yielding MISLESVTKIYHQSLLSLIFEAQSVHRQHHQTDTVQMCTLSNIKSGRCPEDCKYCPQSARYPTGVESYPLLPLEEVINQAQEAKQHGATRFCMGAAWRNAPDGEEFDRVLQMVEAVAGMGMEACVTMGMLRPDQAQRLAQAGLTAYNHNLDTSESFYPEIITTRTYRDRLETIQHVSAAGIQVCCGGIVGMGETDSDRIELLHTLANLTPQPESVPINALSPVKGTPFGDLAPIDPLVLVRMVATARILMPKAVVRLSAGRDRLSVSDQALCFLAGANSIFSSEKLLTTANPDWQDDAEMFNQLGIAAKELSR